A genomic segment from Lutzomyia longipalpis isolate SR_M1_2022 chromosome 3, ASM2433408v1 encodes:
- the LOC129792589 gene encoding deubiquitinase MYSM1-like — MSKITEEEEEIDIIGDYEREISNISSGQILSCEYTVHPRWLTDNADLWAESGKDAHPEIELSEEISELEWTNQQVSDNLIVLDKDLPVTIQEEVVASSSNNAGKPKKTLLHPKREFLKKSLHLEIFESSSQSNVESNERSRLPSLSEMSDCDSGSKCSQRIPAETSSLPPQHPKDVVSPKRKKLRRKHTSRPPRHKKSHQDADIIGENITIIHDLGQPNTRDHEEWNNGEIERKPSSTRDETDEEVDIETEDHPVELKIPLPENSHMPSPVEEKKQDSPEKVPPRREASQEIKEILDSEEIPREELKINPNEITPIEKYIFAEFFDGRQTKTPDRFLKIRTHIINSWINAKPSYVGKTAVRNGLKNCGDVNCISRIHTFLEQVGVINFGHSGEYFHYIRPLWRLLDAFTTVSKKSFTPADGKVTAVPTKRNRIRYSEGVNVTIQHTEDTLLRIPAARAKNQQQWKRSRDIELVKCRKFSPTEIPPFSVKITLGTLLCLHLHSLSSHYEVMGFLGGHRHSNTIFLQRYKPCRTSKQSGTMCEMCPVSQVEQADSLIMGGFQLLGWFHSHPLFPPNPSRMDIETQGEIQRLFSADDTPFMGFILGCVEMNFKCIYNYILDESLDSESAVYEIDVEIIPEHSDLQSDLRDILPFCGKLNEQTVQKFKDSARTLLQQQGLSCDIENLLNFSSCV; from the exons ATGTCCAAAATCACAgaggaagaggaagaaattgaCATAATTGGGGATTATGAGAGAgaaat ATCCAACATCAGCTCCGGGCAGATACTCTCCTGTGAGTACACTGTCCACCCCCGTTGGCTCACTGACAATGCTGACCTCTGGGCTGaaag TGGAAAAGATGCCCATCCGGAAATTGAATTATCAGAGGAAATTAGTGAATTGGAATGGACAAATCAGCAGGTTTCGGACAATTTAATAGTCCTGGACAAAGATCTGCCGGTAACAATTCAAGAGGAAGTTGTGGCATCCTCATCAAATAATGCGGGAAAACCCAAAAAGACTCTCCTGCATCCCAAGAGGGAATTCCTCAAGAAATCACTGCATTTGGAGATTTTTGAGTCATCTTCGCAATCCAATGTGGAATCAAATGAACGTTCACGCCTCCCATCGCTATCGGAGATGAGTGACTGTGATAGTGGTAGCAAATGTTCTCAGCGTATCCCTGCTGAGACATCTTCGCTGCCACCGCAACATCCAAAGGATGTTGTATCCCCAAAGAGGAAAAAACTGCGAAGGAAGCACACAAGTCGCCCTCCTAGACACAAAAAATCTCATCAGGATGCTGACATCATTGGGGAAAATATCACAATTATCCACGATCTGGGACAACCAAACACCAGAGATCACGAGGAGTGGAATAATGgggaaattgagagaaaaccATCATCCACAAGAGATGAAACAGATGAAGAAGTTGATATTGAGACAGAAGATCATCCAGTTGAGCTGAAAATTCCTCTTCCGGAAAATTCCCACATGCCGTCTCCTGTGGAAGAGAAGAAACAAGACTCCCCGGAGAAAGTCCCTCCACGTCGTGAAGCCTCCCAAGAGATCAAAGAAATTCTCGATAGTGAAGAAATCCCGCGGGAAGAACTAAAAATCAATCCCAATGAAATAACTCCCAttgaaaagtatatttttgcCGAATTTTTCGATGGGAGACAAACAAAAACTCCCGATCGCTTCCTGAAGATCCGCACGCATATCATCAATTCGTGGATAAATGCAAAACCATCCTACGTGGGGAAGACAGCTGTGAGGAATGGCCTGAAGAATTGTGGAGATGTCAATTGCATTAGCAGGATCCACACGTTCCTCGAGCAGGTTGGAGTCATTAATTTTGGGCATTCTGGAGAATATTTTCACTACATTCGTCCTCTTTGGCGACTTCTGGATGCCTTTACGACTGTTTCCAAGAAAAGCTTCACTCCAGCAGATGGAAAAGTCACGGCGGTGCCCACAAAGAGGAATCGCATTCGATACAGTGAAGGGGTAAATGTGACAATTCAGCACACGGAAGATACCCTCCTCCGAATCCCAGCTGCTCGTGCGAAGAATCAACAGCAATGGAAGCGATCGCGAGACATTGAACTGGTCAAATGCAGAAAATTCTCTCCCACAGAAATCCCTCCGTTTTCTGTTAAAATCACCCTCGGGACCCTCCTGTGCCTCCACCTGCACTCCTTGTCATCCCACTACGAAGTAATGGGCTTCCTCGGTGGTCATCGGCATTCCAACACAATCTTCCTGCAACGCTACAAGCCCTGCCGAACGTCCAAGCAGAGTGGAACAATGTGTGAAATGTGCCCCGTATCGCAGGTTGAGCAAGCCGATAGTCTCATAATGGGGGGCTTCCAGCTACTCGGATGGTTCCATTCACACCCCCTCTTCCCCCCAAATCCCTCGAGAATGGACATTGAAACCCAAGGAGAGATTCAGAGGCTATTCTCAGCAGACGATACACCCTTCATGGGCTTCATCCTTGGGTGCGTTGAGATGAACTTCAAGTGCATCTACAACTACATCCTCGATGAATCTCTCGATTCGGAATCTGCCGTCTATGAGATTGATGTTGAAATTATACCTGAACACAGTGATCTGCAGAGTGATCTTCGGGATATTCTTCCTTTTTGCGGGAAATTGAATGAGCAAACAGTACAGAAG TTTAAGGACTCCGCAAGGACGCTCCTTCAGCAGCAGGGATTGAGCTGTGACATTGAGAAccttctcaat